A region from the Marinobacter sp. SS13-12 genome encodes:
- a CDS encoding acetolactate synthase large subunit: MTNGAQALMKTLVDAGVEVCFSNPGTSEMHFVAALDDEPLMRAVLALFEGVATGAADGYARMADKPAATLLHLGCGLGNGLANLHNARKGKVPVVNIVGDHATYHVKYDAQLQSDIETVARNVSPGFVRTARSTETLCQDAAEAIAAARSAPGQVATLILPADVSWGEGGVPSAPVVPPTPTPADDATVEAIASAIRSGKKTALLMGGHSLREPSLLAAAKLAAHSGVILMAETFPTRMERGAGLPPVERLAYLAELATVQLTDIEHLILVDAKAPVSFFAYPGKQSYLVPDTCEVHTLAAPDQDITGSLNRLNEALGASQAEPRLQPAKRPDRPRGKLTAEKVCKAVGHLMPDNAIIVDEGITSSLMLSVMTEGAPRHDLITLTGGAIGQGLPNAVGAAVACPDRPVLALIGDGTAMYTIQALWTMAREHLNVTTVIFNNASYSVLSIELDRVGAEQAGAKAKSQLDLRGPVLNFAEMAQGMGVHGVRVDTAEDMAKAMEYALSMPGPHLIEVMIPESLSGVKRRILPWMLRALPSLPLSVTRALKRKLAP, encoded by the coding sequence ATGACTAACGGCGCACAAGCTCTGATGAAAACACTGGTGGATGCCGGTGTCGAAGTCTGCTTCAGCAACCCCGGTACCAGTGAAATGCATTTCGTGGCAGCCCTGGACGACGAACCCCTTATGCGAGCAGTGCTGGCTCTGTTCGAGGGCGTGGCTACCGGCGCAGCGGATGGTTATGCTCGCATGGCAGACAAGCCTGCAGCCACGTTGCTGCACCTGGGTTGTGGGCTGGGCAACGGGCTGGCCAACCTGCACAACGCCCGTAAGGGCAAGGTGCCGGTAGTGAATATTGTCGGTGACCACGCCACCTACCACGTGAAATACGATGCCCAGCTGCAGTCTGATATCGAAACCGTCGCCCGCAACGTATCCCCGGGTTTTGTGCGCACCGCCAGGAGCACAGAAACGCTCTGCCAGGACGCCGCCGAGGCCATAGCGGCCGCCCGCAGCGCACCCGGCCAGGTCGCAACGCTGATTCTGCCGGCGGACGTGTCCTGGGGTGAGGGAGGCGTGCCCAGCGCACCTGTGGTACCGCCCACGCCAACGCCAGCGGACGATGCCACGGTTGAGGCCATCGCCTCAGCCATTCGCTCCGGCAAGAAAACCGCCCTGCTGATGGGGGGGCATTCATTACGGGAACCCAGCCTGCTGGCTGCAGCGAAGCTTGCCGCCCACAGCGGGGTGATATTGATGGCAGAAACCTTCCCGACGCGTATGGAAAGGGGCGCGGGCCTGCCGCCGGTAGAGCGCCTGGCGTACCTGGCAGAACTGGCCACGGTGCAACTGACGGACATTGAACACCTCATCCTGGTAGACGCCAAGGCACCCGTTTCCTTCTTCGCTTACCCCGGCAAACAAAGCTACCTGGTACCCGATACCTGCGAGGTCCACACCCTGGCGGCGCCGGATCAGGACATAACCGGGAGCCTGAACAGACTCAATGAAGCCCTCGGCGCCAGCCAGGCTGAACCCAGGCTGCAACCGGCAAAAAGACCCGACCGGCCAAGAGGGAAACTCACCGCAGAAAAGGTCTGCAAAGCGGTGGGCCACCTGATGCCCGACAACGCCATCATTGTGGACGAAGGCATTACCTCCAGCCTTATGCTATCGGTCATGACCGAAGGAGCGCCGCGGCACGATCTCATCACCCTCACCGGTGGTGCCATCGGCCAGGGCCTGCCCAATGCCGTCGGTGCCGCCGTTGCCTGCCCCGACCGGCCCGTACTGGCGCTGATCGGCGACGGCACCGCGATGTACACCATCCAGGCCCTGTGGACCATGGCCCGTGAGCATCTCAACGTCACCACCGTCATCTTCAACAACGCGTCCTACTCGGTGCTGAGCATCGAGCTGGATCGGGTCGGGGCCGAACAGGCGGGCGCCAAGGCCAAGTCACAACTGGATCTGCGCGGCCCGGTGCTCAACTTCGCCGAAATGGCCCAGGGCATGGGTGTGCACGGAGTGAGAGTCGATACCGCCGAAGACATGGCAAAAGCCATGGAGTATGCCCTGAGCATGCCGGGGCCACACCTGATCGAAGTGATGATTCCGGAGTCATTGAGCGGCGTGAAGCGCCGGATACTGCCGTGGATGCTGCGCGCGCTGCCGAGCCTGCCACTGTCAGTTACCAGGGCGTTGAAGCGAAAGCTGGCGCCATAA
- a CDS encoding L-lactate dehydrogenase, translating to MTPKFGYPATADDYREKARARLPGFLFDYLDGGATNEQTVRANEADWANIHLRQRVLVNVDQVDTTATLAGQACSMPVVLAPLGLAGMMAQRGEVQAVRAANAAGIPFTLSTVGICPVEEVQAAATEAAWFQLYMIRDRARVEALLEKAWSAGCRTLVFTVDLPLPGMRHRDFRNGLASTGPRSKLLKIQQLLSRPGWLWNVAVRGGPLSFGNLSDALPDASNLDAFKDWIDTQFDPTVTWADIEWIRQHWQGKLLLKGILDEEDARQAVQVGADGIVVSNHGGRQLDGVASGAGKLPDIVNAVGSQTEILVDGGVRSGTDVFRALALGAQGVMIGRPWAYALAGGGEAGLTRLLKSWQQELRLAMTLTGVTRIANIGTDHLDRPHKPELPKAGE from the coding sequence ATGACCCCGAAGTTTGGCTACCCGGCCACCGCTGACGACTACCGTGAAAAGGCCCGCGCCCGCCTGCCCGGGTTCCTGTTTGATTACCTGGACGGCGGCGCGACCAACGAGCAAACCGTCCGTGCCAACGAAGCCGACTGGGCCAACATCCACCTGCGCCAGCGGGTTCTGGTCAACGTTGATCAAGTGGATACGACGGCCACCCTGGCAGGGCAGGCCTGCTCCATGCCGGTGGTGCTGGCACCCCTGGGGCTGGCAGGCATGATGGCACAGCGTGGCGAAGTTCAGGCGGTACGCGCCGCCAACGCCGCCGGCATCCCCTTCACCCTGTCCACCGTGGGCATCTGTCCGGTGGAAGAAGTACAGGCTGCCGCGACGGAGGCCGCCTGGTTCCAGCTCTACATGATTCGTGACCGGGCCCGCGTAGAAGCATTGCTGGAGAAAGCCTGGTCAGCCGGATGCCGCACGCTGGTGTTTACCGTCGACCTGCCACTGCCGGGTATGCGCCATCGCGATTTTCGCAATGGCCTGGCCAGCACCGGCCCGCGCTCCAAGCTACTGAAAATCCAGCAACTGCTGTCACGTCCGGGCTGGTTATGGAACGTCGCCGTGCGCGGTGGCCCTCTCAGCTTTGGCAACCTCAGTGATGCCCTGCCGGATGCAAGCAATCTCGATGCCTTCAAAGACTGGATCGATACCCAGTTCGATCCCACCGTCACCTGGGCAGACATTGAATGGATACGGCAGCACTGGCAGGGCAAGTTGCTGCTCAAAGGCATCCTTGATGAGGAAGACGCCCGCCAGGCAGTGCAGGTGGGGGCGGATGGAATTGTCGTGTCCAACCACGGCGGCCGACAGCTGGACGGTGTTGCCTCGGGCGCTGGCAAGCTGCCGGATATTGTTAACGCCGTCGGTTCACAGACCGAAATCCTCGTGGATGGCGGCGTTCGCAGCGGTACCGATGTGTTTCGTGCCCTGGCCCTGGGCGCCCAGGGCGTGATGATCGGCCGCCCCTGGGCGTATGCACTGGCCGGCGGTGGTGAGGCCGGGCTGACCAGACTACTGAAAAGCTGGCAGCAGGAATTGCGGCTGGCCATGACCCTGACAGGCGTTACCCGCATTGCCAATATTGGCACTGACCATCTGGACAGGCCCCATAAACCTGAACTCCCGAAGGCTGGAGAATGA
- a CDS encoding FAD-binding protein: MVKVIDSDVLVVGGGLAGIVTALEALRAGKTVTLADRDTAERMGGLALWAFGGMMLVDTPLQKRMKITDSPEIALADWLSFGELASGDEWPLRWARYYVEHSRTEVYDWLSDEGIKFLPAVNWVERGRFGDGNRVPRYHVIWGTARELVRCLLEALHRENGAGKLTVLHQHRIVALDHEGGKVCGALAINEANSVEVRLTASAVVLATGGINGSHEECRANWPGNRALPASMLNGAHPYADGRMHHWVADSLGGRITHAGEMWNYAAGFPHPYPHFPGHGLSTIPCKSALWLNHRGERIGPEPLVTGFDTHWLCQRVAEQEKPWTWHLLNWRIAAKEFAISGAEHNARIRDKQFPLFVKELLLGNHPLVRQMQRESRDFLVADSLNDLAGKMNALTCSHDIEPATLQATADAFDANFAAGTQLHNDPQIRLIQHAREWKPDRLRTCKPAPLQKPGAGPYIAIRMQLITRKSLGGLQTDLQSRVLDAGGVPVEGLYCVGEAAGFGGGGANGKRSLEGTFLPGCIMTARAAVRSIVAGG, encoded by the coding sequence ATGGTCAAGGTGATTGATTCAGATGTTCTGGTGGTTGGCGGAGGGCTGGCAGGTATTGTTACGGCACTCGAAGCCCTGCGTGCCGGAAAGACGGTCACCCTGGCGGACCGGGATACCGCTGAGCGTATGGGCGGCCTGGCACTCTGGGCCTTTGGCGGCATGATGCTGGTGGACACCCCCCTTCAGAAGCGCATGAAGATCACCGATTCACCGGAGATTGCCCTTGCCGACTGGCTCAGCTTCGGTGAGCTGGCTTCCGGTGATGAGTGGCCGCTGCGATGGGCCCGCTACTACGTCGAGCACTCCCGCACGGAGGTTTATGACTGGCTTAGCGACGAAGGCATCAAATTTCTGCCGGCGGTCAACTGGGTGGAGCGTGGCCGCTTCGGCGATGGCAACCGTGTGCCCCGCTACCATGTCATCTGGGGCACCGCCCGGGAGCTGGTGCGTTGCCTGCTGGAAGCACTGCATCGTGAAAACGGCGCCGGCAAGCTCACTGTTCTGCATCAGCATCGGATAGTCGCACTGGACCATGAAGGCGGCAAAGTCTGCGGCGCCCTGGCGATCAACGAGGCCAACAGCGTGGAAGTCCGGCTGACGGCGTCTGCGGTGGTACTGGCCACTGGCGGTATCAATGGCAGCCATGAAGAATGCCGTGCGAACTGGCCTGGCAACCGCGCCCTGCCAGCCAGCATGCTGAACGGCGCACATCCCTACGCGGATGGCCGCATGCACCACTGGGTTGCAGACAGCCTCGGTGGCCGGATCACCCACGCCGGGGAAATGTGGAACTACGCGGCCGGCTTCCCGCATCCTTACCCGCACTTTCCCGGCCACGGTCTGTCTACCATTCCCTGCAAATCCGCCCTGTGGCTGAATCACCGGGGCGAACGCATCGGCCCGGAGCCCCTGGTGACGGGGTTTGACACTCACTGGTTGTGCCAGCGCGTCGCCGAACAGGAAAAACCCTGGACCTGGCACCTGCTTAACTGGCGCATCGCCGCCAAAGAATTTGCCATCTCCGGCGCCGAGCACAATGCCCGCATACGGGACAAACAGTTCCCCCTGTTTGTGAAAGAGCTGCTGCTGGGCAACCATCCGCTGGTTCGCCAGATGCAGCGGGAAAGCCGCGACTTCCTGGTGGCAGACAGCCTGAATGACCTGGCCGGCAAGATGAACGCGCTGACCTGTTCCCATGACATTGAGCCCGCCACACTCCAGGCCACCGCGGATGCGTTCGATGCCAACTTTGCCGCGGGCACCCAACTGCACAACGACCCCCAGATCCGTCTGATCCAGCACGCCCGGGAATGGAAGCCGGACCGTCTGCGCACCTGCAAACCGGCGCCCCTGCAGAAGCCCGGCGCCGGGCCCTACATTGCCATCCGCATGCAGCTGATCACCCGAAAAAGCCTGGGCGGCCTGCAAACCGACCTGCAAAGCCGCGTGCTCGATGCCGGTGGTGTTCCCGTGGAGGGCCTGTACTGCGTGGGAGAAGCCGCCGGTTTTGGTGGCGGTGGCGCCAACGGCAAACGTTCCCTCGAAGGCACCTTCCTGCCCGGCTGCATCATGACCGCCCGGGCAGCGGTGCGATCCATTGTTGCAGGAGGCTGA
- a CDS encoding AraC family transcriptional regulator: protein MTLEATVSLGWVNTVIAAAQRLSVDADTLLATAGIPAAAQEHERWPIDDITRLWHAAERCTGDPGFGLKVGAEFTPMSISGVGFALQSAATLREAVVMVQRFQRLISDGGRFQILAGDSATWLVYHPRQGKLAFSPHQIEAVLAAVVGFASWVTGTRMEPMRVQFSQPRLGPLQGYQAAFRCAVEFEQAFSGVLVDNAVLDQPLPQADPQLAQVHKRYTKARLAALSMNSASVPEIRRWLASRLGPVLPRRAEAAEALGISERTLARKLRDQGHTFDGLLDDVRREKALQAVADTAATLPEIAESLGFAEVSTFYRAFRRWTGFPPVRWRKQQS from the coding sequence TTGACTTTAGAGGCCACCGTTTCCCTGGGCTGGGTGAATACCGTCATTGCTGCGGCACAACGACTCTCCGTGGACGCAGACACCCTGCTGGCCACGGCCGGTATTCCGGCTGCTGCCCAGGAGCATGAACGTTGGCCCATTGATGACATCACACGGCTCTGGCATGCGGCGGAGCGTTGCACCGGTGACCCCGGCTTTGGCCTGAAGGTGGGCGCGGAATTCACCCCGATGAGTATCAGTGGTGTGGGGTTTGCCCTGCAGTCCGCGGCAACCCTGCGTGAGGCGGTGGTGATGGTTCAGCGTTTCCAGCGGCTGATCTCTGATGGCGGGCGGTTCCAGATTCTTGCCGGCGATTCAGCCACATGGCTGGTTTATCATCCACGGCAGGGGAAGCTGGCATTCAGCCCTCACCAGATTGAAGCGGTTCTGGCGGCGGTAGTGGGCTTCGCCAGTTGGGTAACGGGAACCCGAATGGAGCCGATGCGGGTGCAGTTCAGCCAGCCCCGGCTGGGGCCGCTGCAGGGGTACCAGGCGGCATTCCGTTGCGCGGTGGAATTCGAGCAGGCCTTCAGCGGTGTGCTGGTGGACAACGCCGTTCTGGATCAGCCCCTGCCCCAGGCAGATCCTCAACTGGCGCAGGTGCACAAACGCTACACAAAGGCCCGGCTGGCCGCCCTTTCCATGAACAGTGCATCCGTTCCGGAAATACGCCGATGGCTCGCTTCCCGGCTTGGCCCGGTTCTGCCGCGGCGGGCCGAAGCTGCGGAGGCACTGGGAATCAGTGAGCGCACGTTGGCACGAAAGCTCCGGGACCAGGGTCATACGTTCGATGGCTTGCTGGACGACGTACGCCGGGAAAAGGCGCTTCAGGCGGTGGCTGATACTGCAGCTACCCTACCCGAGATCGCGGAGTCACTGGGGTTCGCGGAGGTGAGCACGTTCTATCGTGCCTTCAGGCGCTGGACGGGCTTTCCGCCGGTGCGCTGGCGCAAGCAGCAAAGCTGA
- a CDS encoding mechanosensitive ion channel domain-containing protein produces the protein MLESLAMVPESFTLPDSMLRLLISTGLLILAIIILRTLTARFIRRNVTSSELRGRLLVNFRNGFLLLGILGLALIWGDQIRSLALSIVAIAVAFVVATKELILCVSGAILKSGAGSFNLGDRIQVKDFRGDVIDQTLLATTILEVGPGKTGHQRTGRMIVVPNALFVSEPVINESFTDHWDFHVFTVPFKREDDWHAAQKALLDAANRHCEPYLEAVRKHMNKVGVLRGLEVPSVDPRVTIQAPVASEIHLTVRLPAKSGQRSYIEQSILSEVFADTDFSSKKPRPSDDEKEEKNKQDD, from the coding sequence ATGCTAGAGAGCCTGGCCATGGTACCTGAAAGTTTTACGCTGCCGGACTCCATGTTGAGGCTGCTGATCAGTACGGGGCTACTGATTCTGGCCATCATCATCCTGCGGACTCTGACTGCGCGCTTTATACGGCGAAACGTGACGTCTTCGGAGTTGCGGGGCCGGTTGCTGGTGAACTTCCGCAACGGCTTCCTGCTATTGGGGATACTGGGCCTGGCGTTGATCTGGGGTGACCAGATCCGTTCCCTGGCACTGTCTATCGTTGCCATTGCCGTTGCCTTTGTGGTCGCCACCAAGGAACTGATCCTGTGTGTATCCGGTGCAATCCTGAAAAGCGGCGCCGGCTCTTTCAATCTGGGAGACCGCATACAGGTGAAGGATTTCCGCGGTGATGTCATCGACCAGACCCTCCTGGCGACCACCATCCTTGAGGTTGGCCCCGGCAAGACGGGTCACCAGCGCACCGGGCGGATGATCGTGGTTCCCAACGCCCTGTTCGTGTCTGAACCGGTCATCAATGAGAGTTTTACTGACCATTGGGACTTCCATGTTTTCACGGTGCCTTTCAAACGGGAAGACGACTGGCATGCCGCCCAGAAAGCCCTGCTGGATGCCGCCAATCGCCATTGCGAGCCCTATCTTGAGGCGGTTCGCAAGCACATGAACAAGGTCGGCGTTTTGCGAGGCCTGGAAGTCCCCTCGGTAGACCCGCGGGTGACCATCCAGGCGCCGGTGGCCAGCGAAATCCACCTCACCGTGCGGCTGCCCGCCAAATCCGGACAGCGCAGTTACATCGAGCAATCCATCCTGTCAGAAGTCTTTGCCGACACCGATTTCTCCAGCAAGAAGCCACGCCCCTCTGATGACGAAAAAGAGGAGAAAAACAAACAGGACGACTAG
- a CDS encoding TetR/AcrR family transcriptional regulator has translation MPDTPTALKASYHHGDLPQQAHQLALETLREHGDSAISLRALAKQIGVSAPALYRHFIDRESLLAELAVTGFEALQKRLLAVDQSSPRLALVDIGLVYVSFAQDEPNLYRLMFGGRVLPKGVHPRLDSAGKSAFQVLEDTIARAQQAGYVKPIPLSLMTAAAWSLVHGLSQLTIDGHLPSAKVEPHLAEGVVTLLLDGSRANNNDQPHKDTTS, from the coding sequence ATGCCTGACACTCCAACCGCACTGAAAGCCAGCTACCACCATGGTGACCTGCCACAACAGGCGCATCAGCTAGCTCTGGAAACACTTCGCGAACACGGCGACTCCGCCATCAGCCTGCGCGCCCTGGCCAAACAGATCGGGGTCAGTGCCCCGGCGTTATACCGGCACTTTATCGACCGGGAAAGCCTGCTGGCAGAACTGGCCGTTACCGGCTTTGAAGCCCTGCAAAAGCGCCTGCTGGCAGTGGATCAATCGAGCCCCAGGCTGGCGTTGGTAGATATTGGCCTGGTGTACGTATCTTTTGCACAGGACGAGCCCAATCTTTACCGGCTGATGTTTGGCGGGCGGGTGTTGCCCAAGGGTGTTCACCCGCGCCTGGACTCGGCGGGCAAGAGCGCGTTCCAGGTGCTGGAAGACACCATTGCCCGGGCCCAGCAGGCGGGGTACGTAAAGCCCATTCCCCTTTCACTGATGACCGCTGCCGCCTGGTCGCTGGTGCATGGGCTTTCGCAACTGACCATTGATGGCCATCTACCCAGTGCCAAAGTGGAACCCCACCTGGCGGAAGGCGTTGTCACTCTGCTTCTGGACGGCTCGCGCGCGAACAATAATGATCAACCTCACAAGGACACCACCTCATGA
- a CDS encoding NAD(P)/FAD-dependent oxidoreductase: MSSPKPSTIRIGHRYRANRLNGPYDAIVIGSGIGGLTTAACMSKLGKKVVVFEQHYTAGGFTHSYDRNGYEWDVGVHYIGDVGADHTLTKRLFDHITDGQLKWAPMDSHFDRIFIGDRHVDLVAGPDNFKAELKKAFPGEEKAIDTYLGYLKQVAKAMPGLVIGKVLPDLAASPLRKLVNRTAPSFLNRPTREVLEGLTSNQELIAVLTGQWGDNGLPPAESSFIIHALIARHYLYGGYYPIGGASEMARTIIPVIQQSGGEVFTYADVKEILIEKGKAVGVRMADGEEVRAPLVISNAGVFNTFDTLLPESAPHRDYYQQKLKTVERSMASNCLYIGLQDTAENLKLPKTNYWIYPGADYEKQVSDFMAAPDDTDIPLTYISFPSAKDPSFAERYPGRATIEIVAPGPYDWYEDWADKTWGKRGEEYEAKKEAYAQRLLAKLYEKFPHLEGKVDYYELSTPLSTDYFCRYSKGEIYGLNHTPSRFEQDWLKPKTRIPGLYLTGQDVMTCGVAGAMIGGLLATVAVSGLKGLPLAKKMFVG, translated from the coding sequence ATGAGCAGCCCCAAACCCAGCACCATTCGTATCGGCCATCGTTACCGCGCCAATCGCCTGAACGGCCCCTACGACGCCATTGTTATAGGCTCCGGCATCGGCGGGCTGACCACCGCCGCCTGCATGAGCAAACTGGGCAAGAAAGTCGTGGTGTTCGAGCAGCATTACACCGCCGGCGGATTCACCCACAGTTACGACCGCAACGGCTACGAGTGGGATGTGGGCGTGCACTACATCGGCGACGTGGGCGCAGACCACACGCTGACCAAGCGCCTGTTCGACCATATTACTGATGGTCAACTGAAGTGGGCGCCGATGGACAGCCACTTCGACCGCATCTTCATCGGCGACCGCCATGTGGACCTGGTAGCCGGGCCGGACAACTTCAAGGCCGAACTGAAGAAGGCCTTCCCTGGTGAAGAAAAAGCCATCGACACTTACCTGGGTTACCTGAAGCAGGTGGCCAAAGCCATGCCGGGGCTGGTGATTGGCAAAGTGCTGCCCGACCTGGCCGCCAGCCCCCTGCGCAAGCTGGTCAACCGCACGGCACCTTCATTCCTGAACCGGCCCACCCGTGAAGTACTGGAAGGTCTGACCAGCAACCAGGAGCTGATTGCCGTGCTCACCGGTCAATGGGGCGACAACGGTCTGCCACCCGCGGAATCCAGCTTCATCATCCATGCGCTGATTGCACGCCATTATCTCTACGGTGGCTACTACCCCATCGGCGGCGCGTCGGAAATGGCCAGGACGATCATCCCGGTCATCCAGCAGAGCGGCGGTGAGGTGTTCACCTACGCCGATGTGAAGGAAATCCTGATCGAAAAGGGCAAGGCGGTTGGTGTGCGCATGGCGGATGGTGAAGAGGTCCGCGCCCCGCTGGTGATCAGCAACGCCGGCGTGTTCAACACCTTCGACACGCTACTGCCTGAATCCGCACCCCACCGGGACTATTACCAGCAGAAGCTGAAAACCGTGGAACGCTCCATGGCCAGCAACTGCCTGTACATTGGTCTGCAGGACACTGCCGAGAACCTGAAGCTACCGAAAACCAACTACTGGATCTACCCCGGCGCCGATTATGAAAAGCAGGTGAGCGATTTCATGGCTGCACCCGACGACACCGATATTCCGCTGACGTACATCTCTTTTCCTTCCGCCAAGGACCCGAGCTTTGCCGAACGCTACCCCGGCCGCGCCACCATCGAGATTGTCGCTCCCGGGCCCTACGACTGGTACGAAGACTGGGCCGACAAAACCTGGGGCAAGCGCGGCGAAGAGTACGAAGCCAAGAAGGAAGCCTACGCCCAGCGCCTGTTGGCCAAGCTGTACGAGAAGTTCCCGCACCTGGAAGGCAAGGTGGACTACTACGAGCTGTCCACGCCCCTGTCCACCGACTACTTCTGCCGCTACAGCAAGGGCGAGATCTACGGCCTGAACCACACCCCGAGCCGATTCGAACAGGATTGGCTGAAGCCCAAAACCCGCATCCCCGGCCTCTACCTCACCGGCCAGGATGTGATGACCTGCGGCGTGGCCGGAGCCATGATTGGCGGGCTACTGGCGACAGTTGCGGTTAGTGGCCTCAAGGGGTTGCCGTTGGCGAAGAAGATGTTTGTGGGTTAG
- a CDS encoding YafY family protein, whose translation MSGPTTRVLTVLELLQTHGQIGGAELAERLGVDRRTIRRYITVLEELGIPVMTEQGRYGGYRLVAGFKLPPMMFTEEETLAVSLGLLAARQLGLTDAAPAIASVQAKLERVMPANLKKRVRGVSDTTRVILPRGEPSLDDRALQTLSVATEAMRRVGFTYHSPDRGGIDRSVDPYGLVFRQGRWYLTGFCHLRNAMRSFRLDRISSVHLVPDTFQRPSDFDAAEFLSESFLSWGRTHEVSLLLHTDRESAATVFDFHSSCADGFEQRDDGLLLTTRTDSFEWFAWWLAQLPFRFTILKPEGLKDALREHATRLLACCD comes from the coding sequence ATGTCTGGTCCTACAACCCGTGTGCTAACCGTGTTGGAATTATTGCAGACCCATGGCCAGATAGGCGGGGCGGAGCTGGCAGAACGCCTCGGTGTGGACCGGCGAACGATCAGGCGCTACATCACGGTGCTGGAAGAACTGGGCATACCGGTAATGACAGAGCAGGGGCGTTACGGCGGTTACCGGTTGGTGGCGGGTTTCAAGTTGCCACCGATGATGTTCACCGAGGAAGAAACCCTGGCAGTGTCCCTGGGGTTGCTGGCAGCCCGGCAGCTAGGGCTGACGGATGCGGCGCCGGCCATCGCCAGTGTGCAGGCGAAGCTGGAACGGGTGATGCCGGCTAACCTGAAAAAGCGGGTGCGTGGTGTCAGCGATACCACCCGGGTAATCCTGCCCCGGGGAGAGCCCAGTCTGGACGACCGCGCGCTGCAAACGCTGTCGGTTGCCACAGAAGCAATGCGTAGAGTTGGATTTACCTATCATTCCCCGGATCGCGGAGGCATCGACCGCAGCGTTGATCCCTATGGCCTGGTGTTCCGCCAGGGGCGCTGGTATCTCACCGGCTTTTGCCACCTCAGGAACGCCATGCGGTCATTTCGGCTGGACCGCATCAGCAGCGTTCACCTGGTGCCTGACACCTTCCAGCGGCCGTCGGATTTTGATGCGGCGGAATTCCTGAGCGAGAGCTTCCTGTCCTGGGGCCGAACCCATGAGGTGTCGCTGTTGCTGCACACAGACCGTGAGTCTGCCGCCACCGTGTTTGATTTCCATTCATCCTGTGCGGATGGATTCGAACAGCGTGATGACGGGCTGCTACTCACCACACGAACGGATAGCTTCGAGTGGTTCGCCTGGTGGCTGGCGCAGCTCCCGTTCCGGTTTACCATCCTGAAACCAGAGGGCCTGAAGGATGCCTTGCGGGAGCACGCTACCCGGTTGCTGGCCTGTTGTGACTAA
- a CDS encoding glutathione S-transferase family protein, translating into MSELTFYTHPMSRGRVVRWMLEEVGIPYTVETMEFGPDMKTPEYLAINPMGKVPAIKHGNTVVTEVAAICAYLADQFPDRKLAPPPQSPERGAYYRWLFFMAGPFEMATSALAYGWKIDSDNVQAVGCGRVEDPINTLEKVLGQTPYICGDQFTAADVLVSSYLWWETMQKNIPPNEVFQDYIKRTESRPAARRANELDDALAEKMKPETA; encoded by the coding sequence ATGTCAGAACTCACGTTTTATACCCACCCCATGTCCCGCGGGCGCGTTGTACGCTGGATGCTGGAAGAAGTCGGCATTCCCTACACCGTTGAGACCATGGAATTCGGCCCGGACATGAAAACCCCGGAATACCTGGCCATCAACCCCATGGGCAAGGTGCCCGCCATCAAGCACGGCAACACCGTGGTGACCGAAGTGGCGGCCATCTGCGCCTACCTGGCAGACCAGTTTCCGGACAGGAAGCTGGCGCCACCGCCGCAATCCCCTGAACGCGGCGCTTACTACCGCTGGCTGTTTTTCATGGCAGGCCCGTTTGAAATGGCAACGAGTGCACTGGCCTACGGCTGGAAAATCGATAGCGACAACGTACAGGCCGTCGGCTGTGGTCGCGTGGAAGATCCCATCAATACCCTGGAGAAAGTACTGGGCCAGACGCCCTATATCTGTGGCGATCAGTTCACCGCTGCGGATGTGCTGGTCAGCAGCTATCTCTGGTGGGAAACGATGCAGAAGAACATCCCGCCGAACGAGGTCTTCCAGGACTACATCAAGCGTACGGAAAGCAGACCGGCCGCCAGGCGTGCCAATGAACTGGACGATGCGCTGGCAGAAAAGATGAAACCTGAAACGGCGTGA
- a CDS encoding gamma-glutamylcyclotransferase family protein, translating to MLCFCYGSNMSQRRLQARVPSARFVAVAELPTHRLRFHKAAMDGSAKCDAEETGDPEDRVMGVVYEIADNEKPDLDRHEALGRGYDEKQVKLTTGEGALGAWMYYATRINDSLKPFHWYKDHVLIGARENGLPADYIAQIEAVISIDDPRPGRHERELSIYGQQKNGN from the coding sequence ATGCTCTGCTTCTGCTACGGCTCGAATATGTCACAACGACGGCTTCAGGCCCGGGTTCCATCGGCACGATTCGTAGCCGTGGCAGAGCTCCCCACTCATCGGCTGCGTTTCCACAAGGCGGCGATGGACGGCTCCGCCAAATGCGACGCAGAAGAGACCGGTGATCCGGAAGATCGGGTCATGGGCGTGGTGTACGAGATCGCCGACAATGAAAAGCCGGACCTGGACCGACATGAGGCGCTGGGGCGGGGATATGATGAAAAGCAGGTCAAGCTGACAACCGGGGAAGGTGCTCTTGGAGCCTGGATGTATTACGCCACCCGCATCAATGACTCGCTGAAACCCTTCCACTGGTATAAGGACCACGTCCTCATCGGTGCCCGGGAAAACGGCCTTCCGGCCGACTACATTGCGCAGATTGAAGCCGTGATATCCATCGACGATCCCAGGCCCGGTCGACATGAGCGGGAGTTGTCGATTTACGGTCAGCAGAAGAACGGCAACTGA